The Crassostrea angulata isolate pt1a10 chromosome 1, ASM2561291v2, whole genome shotgun sequence nucleotide sequence AATCCGTACGTAATCTCAATATCTATTCCTGAGTACATAATTCATACAAACTCAATTAATTAAACTTTAACTTCAAAACAGTTCTTgcattattatacatgtataataaaactttttcttcagaatttcttattattttaatttttcgaaaaaGATGATAAAGAATGGGTTGTACGTGGAATGTTAGGTACATGTGCGATCCGCAGTCGCGACAGAATGGGGTGCGTTATATAACATCTTTTAGGCATTTCTATCTAATATCTGTAATCTTGTATGCCCTCTAACTCGTTTATCGACTCTCATCATATGCACATGGAGAGTTCTGTCATTCATTCAACTGTAACGTGACTAACATACTTTTAATTAGTTGGCTGAATGACAAAGGTTAGTCTTTTTTTCAGTCAGTTTGCGGAAAAATACGGTTTTGTTGTGTGTGACGTTGGTTCTTGTCTTTTGATCGGGATCGAGAAACACTATGAAAGTCACATGACATCACGATGGCGAGTACAACTGGAAAAGTCTCCAGTGTATTTAGGACGGGGTTATTTAATGGAAAAGTGGCGATTGTTACCGGTGGCAGCACTGGTATTGGTCGTGCAATTACACAAGAGCTTCTGTTTTTAGGTTTGGAACCACATCTACTCTTAACTATCGAATCAAAGTGGAAATTAATAAGATTATCTTTGATCAAGTTGATCTTGCGGTAAAAACGAATTCTTACAGAATCTTCatgctttaaaaatttaatgttaagaCCATGCCACAATTAACTTTTAGGATGTAAAGTAATTATCGCGTCAAGGAATGAGCAGAGACTTGCTTCTGCTGCAAATGTGATTAGAAATCAAATTCCTAGAGACAGCCCAGCTGAAATTGCTGACATTCAGTGTAACATACGGAAAGAAGAGCAGGTGCCAAAATCACAACACTTTTAGACAAAACTTTTTGTACCAGTGGTTAATAAAATGcatatgtttaaataattcatGATTTATGAAATATGTTACTGACATACAATTATACTTGCCATTCAGGTTCAGAGACTAATTTCTGACACAATTAAGAAGTTTGGAAAAATTGATTTCCTTGTCAATAATGGAGGAGGGCAGTTTCCAGGTCCTGCATCATCATTTAGTCTTAAAGGATGGAATGCTGTCATCGAAACAAATCTGACAGGGACATTTCTCTGCTGTAGAGaaggtatatatataatacatgtacaaatttaatAACTGTTGTAATAGTATTGTAGATTCCTATTAAAACACGAGGAATTAAAATCCatgtaaaattgtgaaaagcatgtctcacagattttaaaatatcagtttaattttttggacAGATGTATACTAAGTGAAACTCTGAAAAAATTtggcaattttatattctcacaattacatgtaatacaaaaagGGAGAATCACAGAATTAATTACTcttgtaaaataaggaatctacagtacagtaaaacacggttataacgaagtgccagggacgggCGAATtagcttcgttataagcgtaattcgttatatccgtcaaggtTACAACATGTTATATAGTaatggggaatgaaaatcactttgctgtaagcgtcaattcattataagcgtgttcgctataactgtgttttactgtacatcagggttgtctctaagacccgggaggcggggaatttCCCCGCCTAAACTGacgtaattacccggctattattgcatttcaaacacaatctagctataagctagacctccagacccccttctactttttcatttcTCCCTTCTACTTTaattttagagacaaccctggtacatgcatgtataccaTTTTGTGTGTTGAATTCGatttaaagagagagagagagagaaagagagagagaaatacgaaaaattaaattttgatatggCAAGCTTCCATATCTAGAATATCATAAAGATATTGACTTGGAATTCCAAACCagttcaatttttatttcaaactctctggatttctcaaaatttttgaTTGGCCCTATGAGGTTGTAGATAACAAAGATTAGGTTCGACTGTTTTATTGTCAATGCCCATGTTCAATATATTAAGTTGAATttcttggggttttttttctagtgTATAATCAGTGGATGGGTGAACATGGTGGTGTGATCATTAATATTGTTGCAGATTTTTGGAAAGGATTCCCAGGAATGAGGTTGGACAAAATCTATACTAACTTCAAAAAGATATTAAGTAATGCTTTAATTCACTGATGAGGacattcaattttacaaatgtcCATACCATTTGGGTAATGTCAATATTTATCAAGTTCTTATGTTCCATTTAGTCATACTGGAGCCGCTCGTTCAGCAGTGGATAATCTGACTAAATCCTTGTCCATAGAGTGGGCCAACTCTGGAGTCCGTGTCAATGCAGTTGCCCCagtaagtaaaactttttttttcattttttttttcatccagcTGATGCTGTGACATAAATCCTAAcagatgaaatttttttaagttcgttttttattgttttttttattcctcTTTTATATGTGGTACACTGTAGTGTTTAATATACTTTAGGGCATGGTCTATTCCGAGACAGCTGCTGCAAACTACAGTGATAAAGGATTATTTAGCCGAGCCATTCCCTCTATCCCAGCTAAACGATTAGGAACCCCTGCTGAGGTACATGCATGTTTactgtaaaattattaatactGCTCAATTTTCCTGAATTCCATTGGCACCTCTTGCCCACAAATGTCAATCCTCAATGAATCATGCAACTTAATAGTAAGTAAAATCACAATACTACCTACATGTCCTCAAATCTGTTGAAAAAAACTGTCAGTCCATGAAAAATCAGCCCCcacaaattttattaatttaaaaaattattcattatatttaattgatttaagagtattcattaaagaaaaatgattgcatttctagattttatatactgtagaagcacatattttcgcCAATGGgtcaaaattttgttgtttttaaaccaaacgTACGGTAATCTCTCTGTATTCGTTAATACTTGGGTTAAAAAtccgtcatggatttaattttgttgatttatacTGCCAACAAAAATAACGAAAATAAATCCTCAACAAATATTTCTGCTCTAACATAAATGTATTGATCTGCTTTGGTGTAATTCATTTGCAATTTGAAGACATACTGCTTATGAAAAAGAATACCCAGTATTAAGTCTAATGGCTAATAAAACAGCTAAAGAGTATTCTTAGTTTTTTTGTAACATGAATTTTTGTAGATTTCAGCAGCTGTATGCTTTCTATTATCGCCTGCTGCAGCTTTTATCTCTGGAGAAACACTGAAAGTTGATGGTGCAGCTAGTTTGTACAGAACCACTGGCTGGGAAATCCCAGGTAAGCCTACACATACAGAGAAATGATGTACAATAATCATGACAATGTACATCACGACAGATTGTAGCACGACCGAGGGTGCAAACTTGATTTTCTACAGTTTTCTATAAATGAATCTATTTTAATTCTCCTTAAACTTCCTTTTTTGGTAGCGTAAAATAAATGTcctattagaaccattttaacaagaccttggacttttggttcaacgtagctatctatttcttgcgtcaaaacaagtttaaaatgacgcagtttcaagtgaaatatgcaccaaTTGTGTAGtattagctcaaaagccagacaaatcttgttgatttcaaagagccatggctgagtggccagcaaagaaatagacaggcctacgtacgtcacattgctgtttgacacaactacccaaagtccaagctcctgtaaAAATGGTTCTATCTATTAACAAATTTATTCCGTTTTAGTACATACTAACAATTTACAAAAGAATAGGTCACTTTCTAACTCTGACTCTCGAACTACTCTCTCACACTCGCGCTTTCACCCATATACCGTATATACAAAAATGGGGGAAGCTCCACCGGAGCCTCTAGAACCCGGCAGCTCCTCTCAGTAGCTGCTGGTCAGttattacatattatatatacacatgaTTTTATTGACAAATCACTCTCTACAACTTGTATTTGaatagaaataacaaattattgggaacattttttaaaaaatgtgcaattgatacatttattttttttacattcctAATACACTCTAAGAAATCACAATCTATCAATCCGAGCTGATATTTACAAGGTATAATGGCTTCACGTGAAATgggaaatatttgtttttttgtttaactggcataaatcattatcattttttggCAAGTTTCAAAGGATTGCATTTCCTAAAGGTTTGttgattttgtataaaaaaaaaaaaataaaaaacatgtacacagAATTTTACacctgattaattttttttgaaaattgggaaaaaataaaatcccaTTTAAAAAGTTCCTTGAATTACAAGACAGTAAGAAATAGAATTCATATGGTTTGCATCTCCCAATTTTAGTGGCGTCCAGAATTTCGGTGGAGTGCATTAAATATGAGTTACCTTCCTTTATACATATCTATAAAAACCCCAAACACATGAGTTGTATTTTGCACAAATGTGAACATGTggcttttgatttttaaaatcctaattCATAGGCTTCAAGACAATTTTTTGTCTtaagtaatacatgtaagaaGATTATATGTGAAAATTATTGTTGCCATTACAATTTACATCATGCATCTCTTCTACTCTATTGTACACGTAGCTTGTTCCCCCAGGGGAAAAAGACTACTAGTTTTCCAGGGGGGAGGAGAGAGAAAAGGTGTGATATAACACAGTTTTTActatatatgtatttgtaaaGTGAAGTTTATAATTTAGTATGTTTATATAAGGAAGTAACAAAAACTGTCTCATCTTTCATCTAAATTATAAACTCAATCAAACAATACAGAGGaatgattaaacaaaagaaattaaaaccatcaCAGAAAACCCAACAGTTGCGTGCATGaacaaatcataaatatttgttcCTCCATTTTAGATCACAAGAATATACCTGCATATGACTGGGAAACAGATGAAGATGAAAGGAAACCAAAACCAAAGCTTTAATATAACAGCAACAGACAGGTCCGGTTTTCTCATCTGGATTTCACATTCTGAACAAAAATTGGGAAAAGGTGTCTTTCCTAATTGAATAACTGTGATTTGAAATGTCCAATAGTATAAGTCCATGTAACTTTTGGATGAAATTGTATGTGCATTTTATAGCCAGTGACTAGGTGTATCTGGCCTCCAATCATAACTCtatgcatataaatatacacttcatactgttgttttaatttgtatgaATTGAGAGAATGAATTTCAATTCTTGAATgctgcacatacatgtacttgtattatGTCAGTATCTTGCATTTTCCCATGTTACTCAGTGATTATTAAATGACTAGTTTGGATATACTTCTAATGTTTAGTTAGTGAAAATTATTTGACAGCTAGCAATTTGTGTGGGGAGATAGTTACAGCTCATGTACTGGGGTGACTGTAAATGCTTGTACTAAAACATTTGGACATGTtgtcattaaaatttttataaagactatattggttttattttcttattttcaattaaGCTACACTAGGCATATTTATAGTGCTTTATGATCTTTTTTCGCTTGAATGATGTGTTGTGAGGTTCCATAAATAGATTTGAAGTGAATTGTGGATTAATGAGAATGTGAGATAGAAATActtgtaaatgattttatcaaaaggGCCATGTCATCCTGTTCCTTAAAACTTTTTCCTCTCTGACATGTGCTCTTTGTTTCACAGTGTCGTATTCCGACTTTTTACCCTGCATCTGTGTATCTTCTTATCGTGTACAATATATTCACAAAAGAATCTAATCATCGCTAATAGAAGAACTTAATTTGTGTTAACAATGAAAACTAAAAAGGACATTAGTTAggatgaaaaaacaaacaaactataGTCTTTGAACATAAAGTAAACAAAGATCAACAGTCAAGTGCAATAGGCGACATACAAACGCATAACAGGGATAAGTTATGGAAGATCAAATAAAGACATGAATGAGGGGTGTACATGTAGTAGCAAGCTATGAACAAATCTTTCAACTCTGAACCATTCTGAAGTTAACGTCTTTTGgaaaaactttcttctcaagaaatatgaaataccatatctttatcaaagaaaatagaATATAGAAGGCTTccttttaattaaacaaatctCTTCTTGTCAAAGACTTAAACACAAATCGTACAATATACAGATAAATTGCATATCACCTTAATCCCTGTTGATAAATGAAAAGACATtgcttttttgaaattttgtattCATTACTCATTCAGTAACACATATTGACAAatactgcatgtacatgtatgaacattGAAACAATCCTTCAtttacatcatacatgtataatattttgtcattaaaatcaaacatgttgtaaataaacatcATTAATACTTGTATGCcattttctattttaattaatgtttaaataattgaCTTTATTTAATACTTAGGGacatataaaagaaaacaatatctcaaataatcaaataacatataatgttttttttttaaattgacaacCAATAAACCAAAACAATTAACTAAATTACTTTAAATCAAAAGTGTACAAGTCATGTATAAAGGTTAAAAGGTTAAAAATGTTGCATTTCGTTGTGAGTGAAATTCCAACTTCTCACATTTGAAATACATCGTACACTATATAAAGAGCACCTGAGTTCACATGGCTTTTATTAGAGAGTTTTGATTCTCATTTAAATATTctcataatttattattataattttaattccCTCTCTTCTGGTAAAGGTGAGAAGTACCAGTCCACTTTCTGTGGGGTCACTTTTTCTAAAGTCGCTGGATTCCACTTTGGACTCTGATCTTTATCTACTAGAactgaataaaaatacaatgtatcaaagattttgaaatcatttcttttaattattcatgtattATGTCCAGTAAATATACAGGGatattatgaaactttgaaAACATGGATGCTTACTTTTGTTAAACATGTTTATAGGATAAAAGGATTAAAAGTTTCATCTTGTGTATAAGGAATATAATCCTGGGGCAAACATTATGATTCAGCTTGAATATTCTCAATACTGGTTTctaaaatttcacaattttatgaCATTTCCTGTGGAACAATTttgcttgtaaaataaaaatctacCCCCTTGAGGCCATTCACAATAGTCATTGTacaaacaaacttgaaacttttaTACTCTAAGTGGTTTTAATATTCCACGatgttaaaatttcacaatttctCTAAAAGTACCAATCACGTTAGTTTTAATTTTACCCTCCAAGGAAACCAGTTGATCAaagtataaacaataaaacattttaaaaacttatgtTAATATTTACGAAGgatttaattttgaggaaaaaagataaatcatgaacatagtgaaattaaaatcatcgtGATTATTTGCCAATCTATAGTATACCAGCTTTCTGCAGCATTAACTTTTTCCAGCTATTTCTGATACAAATTTTGACCCCCTTTGGATTTTTCCTGAGCCCTTTAAGTTAAAGTTTGAACTCTAAAGCCCTTCCCCACAAGATGCACCGTGCAAAGGTTTGGCTCTGTGGACTTAGACAAGACGATGAAAATGTGAAGAGTAAATACCGAAACAATGACAAATATTGATCAGGAAAGTTGAGCCTTCAGCTCTGGCGATCTACAGAGATTAGGCATTCTTACGTGCTCTAACACCCTCGTAAAAGTCGTGGTCCTCTACACAGTGCTGACTAAGTCGGTATTCCATGACAAGAACATCCTGCAAGGTCATCGTCTCTGCCTCAAGAATCTGTCGCAGGGTTATTTTCATTGATGTAGGGGACTACAAAtgttcagatttttaaatttttaagaattgtttaaaaatctagaGAAACACATTATATGCAATATATAAAACACCAAACACAATCcttaatcaaaattaaacatgtatCTACAccaatatacatgcatgtataagtCTCATAAAACGTTGTACATTTATGTTTCATACTGTATAAAGGTATACCTGTTgtatttttgccccttttgcCCTTGTTGTCAACGGGAAAATTTAAGACTGGACTTAATGCAagctcaaattatctctcttataaCACAACTTTGTCTGGGTAAATTCAAACATGGCAAAAATTTCTTCAAGTAATaagggcaaaaataacatgGGCGAAAATATACAGCCCATATATACAGTATTTGtgtaatataaatcaaatgcAAAGGAATCTTGAGAGTTTACAATGCACTGCACTTCTTTTCCTTCTTTATACCATTTTGCTGAGTGTATCCAGCTGTTTCCTGGCCCATTCTGATCCCTCCATTTTCAAATTGTGTACGATTTCTTCAACTGTGTCGCCGTTGAACAGCCTGTCAATCTCCTCTATATGGGGCTCCAACACAAAATCTGTATCCGGTATGTCTGTGCTCTATAAAT carries:
- the LOC128186863 gene encoding peroxisomal trans-2-enoyl-CoA reductase-like gives rise to the protein MASTTGKVSSVFRTGLFNGKVAIVTGGSTGIGRAITQELLFLGCKVIIASRNEQRLASAANVIRNQIPRDSPAEIADIQCNIRKEEQVQRLISDTIKKFGKIDFLVNNGGGQFPGPASSFSLKGWNAVIETNLTGTFLCCREVYNQWMGEHGGVIINIVADFWKGFPGMSHTGAARSAVDNLTKSLSIEWANSGVRVNAVAPGMVYSETAAANYSDKGLFSRAIPSIPAKRLGTPAEISAAVCFLLSPAAAFISGETLKVDGAASLYRTTGWEIPDHKNIPAYDWETDEDERKPKPKL